The Cyprinus carpio isolate SPL01 chromosome B8, ASM1834038v1, whole genome shotgun sequence genome segment acacacattcacatcagggagtttaacaaaaattataatttttatatctcCTCTTAACAAGTGCTAGAAAGACTGAACACATTTCTGAACATAGCAAATTAGCAGGAAAAAATAGTATGAAAATACTGTACAATTTGCATCTCTACACCAGTGTATAGGCTTCACAGTCACACACTCTTACAGCAGCACAAGCAAGTTCATCCTCAGTGCAGCATTGTTGtggtcagtttgaatgtttttCGAGAAAACTGACCTCCTGTTTGCTTGAATGGTTCTGTGTGCGTGTTTTGAGCGTGTCAAAGTCGAATGAATAGATGTCAGCGAACATAaattcacacatgcatacacacaaagTCACATCATTCCAGCAATTCATCCATGAATACAGTAGAATACACTAAACTATGAGTGTTATTTACAAACATAGAGCAATATGTTCTCCATCATAAGTCCATCAGTTCACCACATCAGAACGGACCAGCCGTCAATAGATTCCCACCTTTTTAACCCCTCAAcccaatgttttttatttttttcttcaacttCATGTTTTCTGTTCTTCTCATTTCTTTCCCTCACACTTTGGTGGCCAGCGACTGCACCTCCGACTTCTGAGTCTGGGCGCTGAGGGTTGAAGACATGGAGCTCATGTGCCCATGCATGGCCTTCTTCAGGTTCAGCAGACACAGGCACTGAGAGCGGAAGCGCAGGTCAAAGAAGGCATAGAGGAACGGGTTGAGGCAGCTGTTGACATACGCCAGGCACGTGGCATACGGATGAGCCAGAAGCAGAAAGTTTAGGAAGCCGCATGAGGTGGGCGCCATGTCTAGATATGACAGCGCATCCATGCTCTTCAGCACATGGAAAGGTGTCCAGCAGAAAGCAAAAACCACCACCAAGGTAGTGATGATCTTCAGGAGACGACGCTTCTTCTGGTCTTCCTTGCGCAGGTGGCTGAAATGCCGGGTGACCGTGCAGCCGATGAAGCAGTAGCAGACGGTCATGGCCAAGAAAGGCAGGAGAAAACCAAGAGCGGAGGACGAAAGGCTCAGACCTGCAATCCAAAGGGATTCGTGATGCTGATTGAGAGTGACCAGGCTGAAGTCCATCGCACAGGTGGTGCGGTTGCTCCCGGCGTCATCCACCGTAGTGCGAAACAGGAGAGTTGGCACGGCCAGCAGGCACGAGAGGAACCAGATGGCACCCAGCGACGCCAGCATGGTGGCCCGGGACCGGAGCCGCCCGCTGGACAGAGAGTGGACGATGGCAAGGTAGCGGTCAAAACTCAGGCAGGTCAGGCAGAAGACGCTTGCATACATGTTGACAAGCACCACATAACTGCTGATCTTGCAGAGAGCCACGCCAAACGGCCAGTGGTACCCCAGCGCGGTGTACACAGCCCACAGCGGCAGCGTGATGACGAACGTCAGGTCCGCGAGCGCCAGGTTACCGATGTAAACGTCTGCCGCGCGCCGTTTGGATTTGGCGCGCCAGACGGTGAAGATAACCACGCCGTTCCCGGAGAGCCCGAGGATGaaaatgagcatgtacagcacggGAATGAGAGAATAAGACGGCTCCCACTCTGAGAAGTCGCACGCGGTCTCGTTATCGTCATAGTACTCATAGGAGTCGACGTATTCCGGCGTTATTGGCTCCATTTGGTGAGGGCGCTTCGGTTTTGAGTCCGTCAGTTTCCTTGTGCAGTTTTATCCGAATTTCAGGTCTTAATTTTTTAGAGTTCAGTGGGAGTTCAGTTTGGATTTTTCTGTCAGAACCAGGAGTCAGAGGTAAGTGTCCCTCACTGGAAGCAGTGGCGCGTCTGTGTGAGGGAGAGAAGCGCCCTGTCTTTTTAAACTCCAGACTTCTCACCCCTCCCTTTAGACCCATATATCGGACCCCTTATCTCCAgccctcatacacacacacacacacacacacacccccacccaGGCCACGCAGTCGGCAGGAGCGAGTGTGTCAACAAAGTGAGCTTAcctcttgtttttcttcttaatGAAAAAGTAATGGTCCGCTCGTCTTTCAAGTTAGATTTAACTTAAATtgtctgacaattttttttttttttttgcgtcacGTCTCATTTACggaacttttaaataaaaaatgagaagaaacaacGCAGAGTTGCAGTCGCAGAATTTAAATGGATGTTAACTTTTCCACACGGTAAACATTTGTTCATTCATGTCAAGCACAGGCTACTTAAACATCCTGgccaaataaatgatttaaaaataaacagactacatttatttttaagtaggctagcctattttttttttctgttcttaaatGACAAGCTTAGGTTTAATTGCTTCctgaaagttttatttaaaacttcgTTGTACTTTTTcgaaacatttaaatttaattactatatgAAGAATAAAATTGAGAGGACTTATTAAATCGAGTGTGACAGAAATGATTGCGTGTTAAACGAATGGAAATAAATATgctataataaagaaaatatgtgtTTTAGTAAAGCAGCCctaaaagttttgagaaaaagCCTCATTCTGGAAAAAATGGGTGTAAAATAATTGAACTGCACTAACAATGTTTGTATTCGTATAGGCTGCCTGAAATAGCctactgtttttctttattattttttaggaaTCACAATGTAAGtgtgtcttttttaaattaattattgctTAAATTGGACGGCAATTGACTGCAAGTTACAAATTAAACTTAACTAAACTAAACATGCAAGCCCAAACAGGTTTCAGCGAGGTTCCCAGTGAAACCAGAGCCTGGGACCAAATGATAATGTAAAGAGGCATTGCTCTGTGATTTCCTCTCACTCAAACATTACATGAAGGTGACATTCAGTCACTTCAAACACTCTGCTTCCACTGCAACACATCACTGCAGCCTCTTTAATACGAAGAAGAGAACTACTGAGAAAATGACTGATTTatgcataaaaaattttttttaccctTATCCCCCGCTTAAACGGAGCTCCTCGGATGAATcgtaaaatcaaattaattcagcgattctaataaaaaaaataaaaatacattgttcgGTTCCTTATAAAGCGCTCAGAGAGTCTTTAATGATTAGATCACGTGTCAGCAAAGGATTTGGATATGTGTGAATTTAATTCTCActttcttgcatttatttgcatgatAATAGCAGACACAaacttgcaaaataaacaaaaaacaaaaggaaacgACGCATTTGACATTAACGAGTTTCTTAAAGACGCGCTGTTTACGCGTTACACCCAATTTGCAGCACctgaaaaaagagcaaaaaaaccGAAATATCAAAAGCTaaatattcacatacaaaaaaaaaacaaaaacaataaaacaatacaccaCACCTTTTACATCTGAGATGCTCTACAGACGAAGTTCTCATGAGCTCTCTGTTAAATCGGGTTTCATCTTCATCACTgtttacacatacacatattgtTTCACACACCAAGCTCCTTAAATTAATGTGCAATCACATTAGGGGGATCAGTGAGTAAATCCATTAATCAAAACCTATCAGAGTGTCACTCTCCACAACACTGATGAGATCATCTGCAGATCTTCTCAGACACTTAAGGAGCCAGTGTCTTCTACTGAAGTGCTACAGGATTGTAACCATTTTGAaggaataatattaatttttagctTATATAACACTGACAGTGT includes the following:
- the LOC109052898 gene encoding apelin receptor A-like, whose translation is MEPITPEYVDSYEYYDDNETACDFSEWEPSYSLIPVLYMLIFILGLSGNGVVIFTVWRAKSKRRAADVYIGNLALADLTFVITLPLWAVYTALGYHWPFGVALCKISSYVVLVNMYASVFCLTCLSFDRYLAIVHSLSSGRLRSRATMLASLGAIWFLSCLLAVPTLLFRTTVDDAGSNRTTCAMDFSLVTLNQHHESLWIAGLSLSSSALGFLLPFLAMTVCYCFIGCTVTRHFSHLRKEDQKKRRLLKIITTLVVVFAFCWTPFHVLKSMDALSYLDMAPTSCGFLNFLLLAHPYATCLAYVNSCLNPFLYAFFDLRFRSQCLCLLNLKKAMHGHMSSMSSTLSAQTQKSEVQSLATKV